One Calditrichia bacterium DNA window includes the following coding sequences:
- a CDS encoding glycosyltransferase family 1 protein — protein MKQYKVAIISSSVYSQHLALLAMGKAFEGRGCEVVVACNRSLQGSVEAHGLSFYALSLHGAAKMDCSPKSDHALTCNDRIQQLIDITKEGAIKTLMHQATVRTEAGAMPDGKQIIQDIAKMRDIEKPDIWVVEQNSVISRLALTALEEPFIAFCSSHPLTLPMPKGVHGVPSFWPKGMRPPKEDVRVVRKTAKGAHKRFTRRFNQLQRRFNKGLPKMEDALRHTSPIAVLFNYPNFGNIDNRHIDTHRIYLGASVVEETLSPMWRERLQQSPKSAPKILITFGTVFSERVDVTEACIKAARAEYPNAMIVAVAGSQKDKLKHLEGENIHIESCIPQRALIPHMDMVIHHGGVGTFTETLYFAKPMLVLPFAGDQFSVAYDTQYNHFGDVADPSNLNVEELRAKIKKVLETTDKWLLEFWSKRVRYAGPENALDQLRLFDDQKIFELKEAISA, from the coding sequence ATGAAGCAATATAAAGTAGCAATCATCAGTTCTTCAGTATATTCCCAACATTTGGCTTTACTGGCAATGGGGAAAGCTTTCGAAGGGAGAGGGTGTGAGGTTGTTGTTGCATGTAACCGCTCTTTGCAGGGCTCTGTTGAGGCTCACGGATTGTCATTTTATGCGCTGAGTTTGCACGGCGCCGCGAAAATGGACTGTTCGCCAAAATCCGATCACGCCCTTACCTGCAACGATCGTATTCAGCAGCTTATCGATATTACCAAAGAAGGTGCCATCAAAACGCTGATGCACCAGGCCACAGTGCGAACCGAAGCCGGTGCAATGCCGGATGGCAAACAGATTATTCAGGATATCGCCAAAATGCGCGATATCGAAAAACCGGATATTTGGGTTGTCGAGCAAAACTCGGTTATTTCCCGATTGGCGCTGACGGCGTTAGAGGAGCCGTTTATCGCGTTTTGCAGCAGTCACCCGTTAACGCTGCCGATGCCCAAAGGTGTTCACGGCGTGCCGTCGTTTTGGCCAAAAGGCATGCGTCCGCCAAAAGAGGATGTTCGGGTGGTGCGCAAAACCGCTAAAGGTGCTCACAAACGATTCACCCGCCGTTTTAACCAGTTGCAGCGCCGGTTTAACAAAGGGCTGCCCAAAATGGAAGACGCCCTGCGCCACACATCGCCGATTGCCGTGTTGTTCAACTACCCGAATTTCGGGAATATCGACAACCGGCATATCGATACCCACCGGATTTACCTCGGTGCCAGCGTGGTGGAAGAAACACTTTCACCGATGTGGCGGGAACGGCTGCAGCAATCCCCGAAATCTGCCCCAAAAATATTGATTACATTCGGCACCGTTTTTTCAGAGCGGGTGGACGTTACCGAAGCCTGCATCAAAGCTGCGCGGGCGGAATATCCCAATGCGATGATTGTTGCTGTTGCCGGTTCGCAAAAAGATAAACTGAAGCATCTGGAAGGTGAAAATATCCACATCGAAAGCTGCATTCCGCAGCGGGCACTCATTCCCCATATGGATATGGTCATCCATCACGGCGGCGTGGGCACCTTCACCGAAACGCTGTATTTTGCCAAACCGATGCTGGTGCTGCCGTTTGCCGGCGATCAGTTCAGCGTGGCGTATGATACGCAATACAATCACTTTGGCGATGTTGCCGATCCGTCCAATTTGAACGTGGAAGAGTTGCGTGCAAAAATCAAAAAAGTGCTGGAAACCACCGACAAGTGGTTGCTGGAATTCTGGAGCAAACGGGTTCGCTACGCCGGACCGGAAAATGCGCTGGACCAGCTGCGATTGTTCGATGATCAAAAAATATTCGAACTGAAAGAGGCTATCAGCGCCTGA
- a CDS encoding acyl-CoA desaturase, whose product MKEFQPEKGVEKKVVENEKINWRDSTGFILIHIACILVFWAGISWPAIIALLLTYAIRMFAITGFYHRYFSHRSYKTSRWFQFVMAFVGTAAVQKGPLWWAAHHRHHHRHSDTEEDVHSPRKGFWWSHVGWIMCDKYKCTHLELVKDLKRFPELMFVERYHMIAPVSLAVILGGLGYTFNHFFPHWNTSGFQMLVWGFFISTTLLYHGTFTVNSLTHVYGRRRFRTTDDSRNSLLISLITLGEGWHNNHHRFPSSERQGFYWYEIDISHYLLRVMSWFRLVWDLKRPPGKVYSPKRRLFKKPPEQFQYKNLDPKKGTDA is encoded by the coding sequence ATGAAGGAATTCCAACCGGAAAAAGGGGTTGAGAAAAAAGTTGTGGAAAACGAGAAAATCAACTGGCGGGACAGCACCGGATTTATTTTGATCCACATCGCGTGCATCCTGGTTTTTTGGGCGGGTATCAGTTGGCCTGCAATTATTGCGCTGTTGTTAACTTACGCAATAAGAATGTTTGCGATAACCGGATTTTATCACCGGTATTTTTCACACCGGTCGTACAAAACATCGCGCTGGTTCCAGTTTGTGATGGCTTTTGTGGGTACCGCAGCCGTGCAAAAAGGGCCACTCTGGTGGGCGGCGCATCACCGCCACCACCATCGCCATTCCGATACCGAAGAAGATGTCCATTCGCCGCGAAAAGGTTTTTGGTGGTCGCATGTCGGGTGGATTATGTGTGACAAATACAAATGCACTCACCTCGAACTGGTAAAGGATTTAAAGCGCTTTCCCGAACTGATGTTTGTGGAGCGTTATCACATGATTGCGCCGGTTTCGCTGGCGGTGATTTTGGGGGGATTGGGCTACACGTTCAACCACTTTTTTCCGCACTGGAACACCTCCGGATTTCAGATGCTGGTGTGGGGATTTTTTATCAGCACAACACTGCTGTATCATGGCACGTTTACGGTAAATTCGCTGACGCACGTGTATGGCCGGCGCCGTTTCCGCACCACCGATGACAGCCGCAACAGCCTGCTCATCTCGCTGATCACGCTCGGCGAAGGCTGGCACAACAATCACCACCGTTTTCCCTCATCCGAACGGCAGGGATTTTACTGGTACGAAATCGATATTTCCCATTATTTGCTGCGGGTGATGTCCTGGTTTCGGTTGGTGTGGGATCTCAAAAGACCGCCGGGAAAGGTGTATTCGCCCAAACGGCGATTGTTCAAAAAACCGCCGGAGCAGTTCCAATACAAAAATCTCGATCCCAAAAAGGGAACGGATGCGTGA
- a CDS encoding exodeoxyribonuclease V subunit gamma produces MATPTFKLTIGPAGEYYFYKKEILSRIGSGKNALAYDFVYLLPVKRAVRYFHEQLVAAAPNGVLAEPPIFTFYDFLLKFYQKLPRAKKIVSQSMRLFLIEESLKSCGENLQFFSANSAKRRGLVSKVDALISELREYGYNSELLIEAADVQGDRRYQDFSLLLAAFELSLGDRLIDEAGAIQHVIERLAAQPNIWKQHFPHVKAIYLNGYGLFSQPMLRFFELLRDKVDIHIKLDYLPEYPQLFSHVDAAFESLKSLAPLVLQNDAPKPWEQKLFSRKSLPEPLDLGKKVLIQPCQSRQQEVAFIASYVKRLHLEQGIPLHDIGITFPSLERYAPLIHEIFPRYGLPDTGLPYNLSTGFQLSQSPLIRSFLLLLEVPMLRFEVKKLLQLLGSPFLRPDPERKLSADVVKRIAMELRITHFVGDWQNDLEQLIAFLRQQIAVAIEDDDFDLPKLQAQLTEFETAISPLQELLTKLDELDKKQSVNDFRNHFLGLLEKLGFLGWYKSANPHLSTTEQEKEFRAFNRFIKLLDQFSWIVTNLHGQQPLSLREFHGYLSLLVSQATYNLREWSNFGLQIMPRLEILAVEPRVLIFGGMVEGDFPRPFTKDVFFSDDERNAMGLAATEDLLAQDRYLFYQVLSSGVSQLVFTYPRFQKEAALVPSNFLDVLRDQTTAHWRKHLPSPQLLQNQQDLPEQVAMAMPEGVRKSDQLKLKRWLQLNVGDPEKMEMAQLWAQKVRTEHRKRGGDFTAHEGILTDFPAIVAQLQHTFGEKPFSITRLETFAFCPIKFYLRYVLRLEEEQEVETGMTPLERGEFVHRTLFRFYVELRNQKRDRTPWLGLNLLRKIAEQEFDKMPFSGLLFELEREKYFGSERHAGLWEIFLREEEKQIEASGFFPKYFEVAFGKAGRKAEQDPLLPPIPAIELQKNGESIKLTGKVDRIDLNDDDEALLLDYKTGNISASAMAAAQGIDLQLPVYALLMEQLLAAKHPSVAPVMTALYQVKDQQNCQRKPVLADMDANVAIAKNSRAALPNKYILDAHGNQLTFGDILIRTRDYLFDYVGQIRVGSYRHTRFPTDDGCRTYCEFRRMCRKDVRKLLDVASGQERFSESDELDK; encoded by the coding sequence ATGGCGACACCAACTTTTAAATTGACCATCGGACCGGCAGGCGAATATTATTTCTATAAAAAGGAAATTTTATCGCGGATCGGTTCGGGAAAAAACGCGCTGGCGTATGATTTTGTCTATTTGCTGCCGGTGAAACGGGCGGTGCGCTATTTTCATGAGCAGTTGGTTGCCGCTGCGCCAAACGGCGTGCTGGCGGAGCCGCCGATTTTCACGTTTTACGATTTCCTGCTGAAATTTTACCAGAAATTGCCGCGTGCTAAAAAAATCGTTTCGCAGTCGATGCGGCTGTTTCTCATCGAAGAATCGCTGAAAAGCTGCGGCGAAAACCTGCAATTTTTCTCGGCGAACAGCGCCAAACGGCGCGGATTGGTCAGCAAAGTGGATGCGCTGATCAGCGAGCTGCGCGAATACGGCTACAATTCCGAACTGCTCATCGAAGCGGCAGATGTGCAGGGCGATCGCCGCTACCAGGATTTTTCGCTGCTGCTGGCAGCGTTCGAGTTGTCGCTCGGTGACCGGCTGATCGACGAAGCCGGGGCGATCCAGCACGTCATCGAACGACTGGCGGCGCAGCCGAATATCTGGAAACAACATTTCCCACACGTTAAAGCCATTTATCTCAACGGTTACGGATTGTTCAGCCAGCCGATGCTGCGCTTTTTTGAACTGCTCCGCGATAAAGTGGATATTCACATCAAACTGGATTATTTGCCGGAATATCCGCAGCTATTTTCGCATGTGGATGCGGCGTTCGAATCGCTGAAATCGCTGGCGCCGCTGGTGCTGCAAAACGACGCGCCGAAGCCGTGGGAACAAAAACTGTTCAGCCGGAAATCGCTACCAGAACCGCTGGATCTCGGCAAAAAAGTGCTCATCCAGCCCTGCCAAAGCCGCCAGCAAGAGGTTGCGTTTATCGCCAGCTATGTGAAACGGCTGCACCTCGAACAGGGCATTCCGCTGCACGACATCGGCATCACTTTTCCGTCGCTGGAACGATACGCGCCGCTGATTCACGAAATTTTTCCGCGATACGGTCTGCCGGACACCGGGCTGCCGTACAACCTTTCCACCGGATTTCAGCTCAGCCAGTCGCCGCTGATCCGCAGTTTTTTGCTGCTGCTGGAAGTGCCGATGCTCCGTTTCGAGGTGAAAAAACTGCTACAACTGCTCGGATCGCCGTTTTTACGTCCCGATCCGGAACGAAAATTGAGCGCGGATGTCGTCAAACGCATCGCGATGGAGTTACGCATCACCCATTTTGTCGGCGATTGGCAGAACGATCTGGAACAGCTCATCGCGTTTCTGCGCCAGCAAATTGCCGTTGCCATCGAAGATGACGATTTCGATTTGCCAAAGCTGCAGGCGCAACTCACCGAATTTGAAACCGCGATTTCTCCGCTGCAGGAGCTGCTCACCAAACTCGACGAGCTCGATAAAAAACAATCGGTTAACGATTTCCGGAATCACTTTTTGGGACTGCTGGAAAAGCTCGGATTTCTCGGCTGGTATAAATCCGCGAACCCACATTTGAGCACCACCGAACAGGAGAAGGAATTCCGGGCGTTCAACCGATTCATCAAATTGCTCGACCAGTTTAGCTGGATCGTCACCAATTTGCACGGGCAGCAGCCGCTCTCGCTGCGGGAATTTCACGGCTACCTCAGCCTGCTCGTTTCGCAGGCAACCTACAATTTGCGTGAGTGGTCGAATTTCGGGCTGCAAATTATGCCGCGACTGGAAATTCTGGCGGTGGAGCCGCGCGTGCTCATTTTCGGCGGGATGGTCGAGGGCGATTTTCCGCGACCGTTCACCAAAGACGTGTTTTTCAGCGATGACGAGCGCAATGCGATGGGGCTCGCCGCAACCGAGGATTTGCTGGCGCAGGATCGCTACCTGTTTTATCAGGTGCTCAGCTCCGGCGTTTCGCAACTGGTGTTCACCTATCCGCGATTCCAAAAAGAGGCGGCGCTGGTGCCCTCCAATTTTCTGGATGTGCTCCGCGACCAGACCACCGCGCATTGGCGGAAGCATTTGCCGTCGCCGCAACTGCTGCAAAATCAGCAGGATTTGCCGGAACAGGTGGCAATGGCGATGCCCGAAGGTGTGCGAAAATCCGACCAACTGAAGCTGAAACGCTGGCTGCAACTCAACGTCGGCGATCCCGAAAAAATGGAAATGGCGCAGCTCTGGGCGCAAAAAGTGCGCACGGAACACCGCAAACGTGGCGGCGATTTTACGGCGCACGAAGGTATTCTCACGGATTTCCCGGCAATTGTGGCGCAATTGCAACACACATTTGGCGAAAAACCATTTTCCATCACCCGGTTGGAAACCTTCGCGTTTTGCCCGATCAAATTTTATCTGCGATATGTGCTGCGATTGGAAGAGGAACAGGAAGTGGAAACCGGGATGACACCGCTGGAGCGCGGCGAATTTGTTCACCGCACGCTGTTCCGGTTTTACGTTGAATTGCGCAACCAAAAACGCGACCGGACACCGTGGCTCGGTTTGAATTTGCTGCGGAAAATCGCGGAACAGGAATTCGACAAAATGCCCTTTTCCGGGCTGCTGTTCGAGTTGGAACGGGAAAAATATTTCGGTTCCGAACGGCACGCCGGTTTGTGGGAAATTTTTCTCCGCGAAGAAGAAAAGCAGATCGAAGCGAGCGGATTTTTCCCGAAATATTTTGAAGTCGCGTTCGGCAAAGCCGGGCGAAAAGCGGAGCAGGACCCGCTGCTGCCACCGATTCCGGCAATCGAATTGCAGAAAAACGGCGAATCGATCAAGCTCACCGGAAAAGTGGATCGCATCGATTTAAACGATGACGACGAAGCGCTGCTGCTCGATTACAAAACCGGCAACATATCGGCGAGCGCGATGGCAGCGGCGCAGGGCATCGATTTGCAGTTGCCGGTGTACGCGCTGCTGATGGAGCAATTACTGGCTGCCAAACATCCCTCCGTTGCGCCGGTGATGACCGCGCTGTATCAGGTGAAAGACCAGCAAAATTGCCAGCGCAAACCGGTGCTGGCGGATATGGACGCCAATGTTGCCATCGCCAAAAACAGCCGCGCGGCGCTGCCCAACAAATATATTTTGGATGCGCACGGCAACCAGCTCACCTTTGGCGATATTTTGATTCGCACCCGCGATTATTTGTTCGATTATGTCGGGCAAATCCGCGTCGGCAGTTATCGCCACACCCGTTTTCCAACGGACGATGGCTGCCGGACATATTGCGAATTCCGGCGAATGTGCCGGAAAGATGTGCGAAAATTGCTGGATGTTGCGTCCGGGCAGGAGCGGTTTTCCGAATCGGATGAATTGGATAAATAG
- a CDS encoding carotenoid 1,2-hydratase: MKRAIAITLFTLAALLVGAKWLNQFSENADAAPELSVASVMGSADTAGFARAFAPRAFVFPADHGPHPDFRTEWWYYTGNLQTANGRHFGYQFTLFRTALSADTTARESEMAANQLYMGHFALSDIQNDNYYYFERFSRAANGLAGAQAAPFRVWLEDWQTTDPDADSTAAFPKMRIDAAAEGVSLNIELTPEKPHVLQGDRGLSQKSAKPGNASYYYSLTRMTAEGSVSVNGETLAVNGLSWMDREWSTSALGDNQVGWDWFSLQLSDSSELMYYQLRLTSGEADPYSKGLLVAPDGASQLIKRDDVSLTVREYWDSPRGGRYPAGWRLQVPEQRIDLQISPLIANQELDVAIRYWEGAVKIDGTAYGKPVSGYGYVELTGYAEGKEKG, translated from the coding sequence ATGAAACGAGCCATCGCAATCACATTATTTACCCTCGCAGCGCTGCTGGTCGGCGCGAAATGGCTGAACCAGTTTAGCGAAAATGCGGACGCCGCGCCGGAACTATCCGTTGCCTCTGTGATGGGCAGCGCGGACACCGCCGGATTTGCCCGGGCATTTGCACCGCGCGCGTTCGTTTTTCCGGCGGATCACGGACCGCACCCGGATTTTCGCACCGAATGGTGGTATTATACGGGCAATCTGCAAACGGCAAACGGGCGGCATTTCGGTTACCAGTTCACGCTGTTTCGCACCGCGCTTTCGGCGGATACGACGGCGCGGGAGTCCGAAATGGCGGCGAATCAACTGTATATGGGGCATTTCGCGCTCAGCGATATTCAAAACGATAACTACTATTATTTTGAGCGATTTAGCCGCGCTGCCAACGGGCTCGCCGGTGCTCAGGCTGCGCCATTCCGGGTGTGGCTGGAAGATTGGCAAACCACCGATCCGGATGCGGATTCGACCGCCGCGTTTCCCAAAATGCGCATCGATGCGGCGGCAGAGGGTGTTTCGCTGAACATCGAGTTGACCCCGGAAAAACCGCATGTGCTGCAGGGCGATCGCGGATTGAGCCAGAAAAGCGCCAAACCCGGCAACGCCTCGTATTATTATTCGCTCACGCGAATGACTGCCGAAGGCAGTGTCTCCGTCAACGGCGAAACGCTGGCAGTCAACGGGCTGTCGTGGATGGATCGCGAGTGGAGCACCAGCGCCCTCGGCGACAATCAGGTGGGCTGGGACTGGTTTTCGCTGCAACTGTCAGACAGCAGCGAGCTGATGTATTACCAGTTGCGCCTCACATCCGGTGAAGCTGATCCGTACAGTAAAGGCTTGCTGGTTGCGCCGGACGGTGCTTCTCAGCTCATCAAACGTGACGATGTTTCGCTGACAGTGCGCGAATATTGGGACAGCCCACGCGGCGGCAGATATCCCGCCGGATGGCGGCTGCAGGTGCCGGAACAGCGCATCGATTTGCAAATTTCCCCTCTCATCGCCAATCAGGAATTGGACGTGGCGATCCGCTATTGGGAAGGCGCGGTAAAAATCGACGGAACGGCGTATGGCAAACCGGTTTCCGGTTATGGCTACGTTGAATTAACCGGATATGCGGAAGGAAAGGAAAAAGGATAA
- a CDS encoding ABC transporter permease, with translation MNLLNTSSLRYLLKHPWQMLLSIIGIAIGVSVVVAIDLANQSATRAFEMAMESVGGKATHRISGSTDLPDTLYRDIRIKAGFRNAAPVIEQYVIFEKNGDRRTLMVLGVDPLAEAPFRSYVQDLGITGGNNLGRFMTQRGATILFRDTAEQLQLAPGDTFTVAYGGVPAQLHLIGLLDAADEYSRQKLEGLAIVDIATAQEIFGMNGQLSHIDLLLPESPEATQILADIEQLLPSGVRIQPAGARSDIMAQMTRAFNINLTALSLLAVIVGMFLIYNTMTFSVVQRLELIGLLRTVGVTRREIFTQILGEAFFLGLIGTILGLLLGVMLGSGLLKLVTQTINDLYFVVTVRTLALTPFIFLKGLLLGIGATLLAAFKPAREATAVAPRTAMQRSGQETQLRSQLPQLTVAGLISAVLGVIILLLPSRNIPLSYSGILLLIIGFTLWTPLVLVLLMRVFQSPAGKLFGLIGRMSARDVVAHLSRTAVAIAALSMAVAATVGVGTMVGSFRATVVHWLENQLRADVYISRPSLTTRNIDATLPAEFLQKVQALPGVREVNAFRSLTITEGDTETKVIGTLLSREMFFRQQFKAGNPQEIWARFADSAIVMVSEPFAYRNRVHVGDALTLPTATGDVTFRVAGIYFNYASEQGFVLMSLPNFRKYWRDDRISGVSAFAAEGIDSGELISDIRALAPPDEELLVRSNRDLRETSIEIFDRTFLVTNVLRLLAIVVAFIGVLSALMALQLERRRELGILRANGFTPREVWRMITLQTGLMGLAAGILSLPMGLMLSYVLIYIINQRSFGWTLQFQFIPEIFLQAVVLAIVAALLAGLYPAFKMAKTSPALALREE, from the coding sequence ATGAACCTGCTCAACACATCCAGCCTGCGCTATTTATTGAAACATCCGTGGCAAATGCTGCTCTCGATTATCGGGATTGCCATTGGCGTGAGCGTGGTAGTTGCGATCGATTTGGCCAACCAGAGCGCCACCCGTGCATTCGAGATGGCAATGGAATCTGTTGGCGGAAAAGCCACCCACCGGATTTCCGGCAGCACGGATTTGCCCGACACGCTCTATCGCGATATCCGCATCAAAGCGGGATTCCGCAACGCCGCGCCGGTGATCGAACAATACGTCATTTTCGAAAAAAATGGCGATCGCCGAACGCTGATGGTGCTGGGCGTCGATCCGCTCGCTGAAGCGCCGTTTCGCTCGTATGTGCAGGATTTGGGCATCACCGGCGGGAATAATCTCGGGCGATTTATGACGCAGCGCGGCGCGACCATCCTTTTCCGCGACACCGCCGAACAACTGCAACTCGCACCCGGCGATACGTTTACGGTCGCGTACGGCGGTGTTCCGGCGCAATTGCACCTCATCGGACTGCTCGATGCGGCAGACGAATACAGCCGCCAAAAGCTGGAAGGGCTCGCGATTGTCGATATCGCCACGGCGCAGGAAATTTTCGGGATGAACGGGCAACTCAGTCATATCGATTTGCTGCTGCCCGAATCACCGGAAGCAACGCAAATTCTCGCCGACATTGAACAATTGCTGCCATCCGGCGTGCGCATCCAGCCTGCCGGCGCCCGTTCGGACATCATGGCGCAAATGACCCGCGCATTCAACATCAACCTTACCGCGCTCAGCCTGCTGGCGGTCATCGTCGGAATGTTCCTCATTTACAACACGATGACGTTTTCCGTCGTGCAGCGGCTGGAATTGATCGGACTGCTGCGCACCGTCGGCGTCACCCGCCGGGAAATTTTCACCCAAATACTCGGTGAAGCCTTCTTTTTGGGGCTGATCGGCACAATTCTGGGGCTGCTGCTCGGCGTGATGTTGGGCAGCGGCTTGCTGAAGCTGGTCACCCAAACCATCAACGATTTGTATTTTGTGGTCACCGTGCGAACGCTGGCGCTCACGCCATTTATCTTTTTGAAAGGGTTGCTGCTGGGCATCGGCGCAACGCTGTTGGCGGCGTTCAAACCCGCCCGCGAAGCCACCGCCGTCGCCCCGCGAACCGCAATGCAACGCTCCGGACAGGAAACCCAACTGCGATCCCAACTGCCGCAACTGACCGTCGCCGGACTGATTTCTGCGGTTTTGGGCGTGATTATTTTACTGCTGCCCAGCCGCAACATTCCGCTCAGTTACAGCGGGATTTTGTTGCTGATCATCGGTTTCACGCTGTGGACGCCGCTGGTGCTGGTGCTGTTGATGCGCGTTTTCCAGTCACCTGCCGGAAAGCTGTTCGGGCTGATCGGGCGAATGTCCGCCCGCGATGTGGTGGCACATCTCAGCCGCACCGCCGTCGCGATTGCCGCGCTGAGCATGGCGGTCGCCGCTACCGTTGGCGTCGGCACGATGGTCGGCAGTTTTCGCGCAACGGTTGTTCACTGGCTGGAAAACCAGCTCCGTGCCGATGTGTATATCTCCCGCCCGAGCCTCACCACCCGGAACATCGACGCAACGTTGCCGGCGGAATTTCTGCAAAAAGTGCAGGCATTGCCGGGCGTTCGGGAAGTGAACGCATTCCGTTCGCTGACCATCACCGAAGGCGACACGGAAACCAAAGTGATCGGCACGCTGCTTTCGCGTGAGATGTTTTTCCGGCAGCAGTTCAAAGCCGGGAATCCGCAGGAAATCTGGGCGCGATTTGCCGATTCCGCAATCGTGATGGTTTCCGAGCCGTTCGCCTATCGCAATCGCGTGCATGTCGGCGATGCGCTGACACTGCCCACCGCCACCGGCGATGTGACGTTTCGGGTGGCGGGCATTTATTTCAATTATGCATCCGAACAGGGATTTGTGCTGATGAGCCTGCCAAATTTCCGCAAATACTGGCGGGATGACCGGATTTCCGGCGTTTCCGCGTTCGCCGCGGAAGGCATCGATTCCGGTGAGTTGATCAGCGACATTCGCGCACTCGCGCCGCCCGACGAGGAATTGCTGGTGCGCTCCAATCGCGATTTGCGGGAAACCAGCATCGAGATTTTTGACCGCACATTTCTGGTAACCAACGTGCTGCGATTGCTGGCGATTGTGGTCGCGTTCATCGGCGTGCTCAGCGCACTGATGGCGTTGCAGCTCGAACGCCGCCGCGAACTGGGCATCCTCCGCGCCAACGGCTTCACGCCCCGCGAGGTCTGGCGGATGATCACCCTGCAAACCGGATTGATGGGGCTTGCCGCGGGCATTCTTTCCCTCCCAATGGGGTTGATGCTATCGTATGTGCTCATTTACATCATCAACCAGCGCTCGTTCGGGTGGACGCTGCAGTTCCAGTTCATACCGGAAATTTTTCTGCAAGCTGTTGTTTTAGCGATTGTTGCGGCACTGCTCGCCGGACTGTATCCGGCCTTCAAAATGGCCAAAACCTCCCCGGCGCTGGCGCTCCGCGAGGAATAA
- a CDS encoding GNAT family N-acetyltransferase, with translation MASDSLHLTIAQLSDFDDVIALLKSADLPVDDLNVEHLRYFLTTRENGKLTGVGGLEIYNDAALLRSVAVAASQRNRGIAHQLLAALEKLARENGVSALYLLTTTADKFFAKHGFVMVDRENVPEHIRETREFASICPSSAICMKKSIE, from the coding sequence ATGGCATCGGATAGTTTACATTTGACAATTGCGCAACTGTCTGATTTTGATGACGTTATCGCGCTGTTAAAATCAGCGGATTTACCGGTTGACGATCTCAATGTGGAGCATCTGCGATATTTTTTAACCACCCGCGAAAACGGAAAATTGACCGGCGTCGGCGGGCTGGAAATTTATAACGATGCCGCATTGCTCCGCTCCGTTGCCGTTGCGGCATCGCAGCGAAACCGGGGAATTGCGCACCAATTATTGGCAGCGCTGGAAAAACTTGCCCGGGAAAACGGGGTTTCCGCGCTGTATTTGCTCACTACCACCGCCGATAAATTTTTTGCGAAACACGGATTTGTGATGGTCGATCGCGAAAACGTGCCGGAGCACATCCGCGAAACCCGCGAATTTGCCTCGATTTGTCCGTCCAGCGCCATTTGCATGAAAAAATCAATTGAATAA
- the mnmH gene encoding tRNA 2-selenouridine(34) synthase MnmH, which yields MLSVEQFLKQSENSLVLDVRTPAEYQRGHIPGAANLPLFSNEERSVIGTLYKHQGREVAVLKGLEYVGPRMKAIVENIKEMAAGKDILVHCWRGGMRSNSLAWLLKTSGLPVAVLNGGYKSFRQFVLSSFVQPYNIIVLSGATGSGKTAILKALQTMGEQIIDLEGLANHKGSAFGFLGEDEQPTQQQFENKLALALHKLDPARPIWVEDESRYIGSCIIPDDFWQQKIIAPMLLLEMPAALRVQRLMADYAHCDQHLMKLATTRLEKRLGGKNTQTALQLLSEENLEAFTAFLLENYYDKAYRYGLQKRDSKPMVKIDTRTPDAAENAAAIVQLYPQGFNIA from the coding sequence ATGCTGTCTGTCGAGCAATTTTTAAAACAATCCGAAAATTCGCTGGTGTTGGATGTTCGCACACCGGCGGAATACCAGCGCGGCCACATTCCCGGTGCGGCGAATTTGCCGCTGTTTTCGAACGAGGAACGCAGTGTTATCGGCACGTTATACAAACATCAGGGGCGCGAAGTTGCTGTGCTGAAAGGGTTGGAATACGTTGGCCCGCGAATGAAAGCTATCGTCGAAAACATCAAAGAAATGGCAGCGGGAAAAGATATTTTGGTGCACTGCTGGCGGGGTGGTATGCGCAGCAACAGCTTGGCCTGGTTGCTCAAAACTTCCGGTTTGCCGGTTGCCGTGCTGAACGGCGGATACAAATCTTTTCGTCAATTTGTGTTGAGTTCATTTGTGCAACCATATAATATTATTGTGCTTAGCGGCGCTACCGGAAGCGGGAAAACCGCGATTTTGAAAGCGCTGCAAACTATGGGCGAACAGATTATCGATCTCGAGGGATTGGCCAACCACAAAGGTTCTGCGTTCGGTTTTTTGGGAGAGGACGAACAACCCACCCAGCAGCAGTTCGAAAATAAATTGGCGCTGGCGTTGCACAAGCTGGACCCCGCCCGCCCGATTTGGGTGGAGGATGAAAGCCGTTACATCGGTAGTTGTATTATTCCTGATGATTTTTGGCAGCAGAAAATTATCGCGCCGATGCTGTTGCTGGAAATGCCGGCCGCGCTTCGTGTGCAGCGATTGATGGCAGATTACGCCCATTGCGACCAACATTTGATGAAATTGGCAACTACCCGGCTCGAAAAACGGTTGGGCGGCAAAAATACCCAAACAGCACTGCAACTGCTTTCGGAGGAAAATTTGGAAGCGTTCACAGCGTTTCTTCTGGAAAATTATTACGATAAAGCTTATCGTTATGGCTTGCAAAAACGTGACTCAAAACCGATGGTAAAAATCGACACCCGGACCCCCGATGCTGCGGAAAATGCGGCTGCAATTGTGCAATTGTATCCCCAAGGTTTCAATATTGCGTAA